GACCTTCTTTAATATAAGCTGCAGCAATTGCTTGATTAAAAGGAGGAGTACATAAATCCATAGCTTGTTTAGCAATAATAACTTTATTTATTACTTCTTCAGGAGCAACTATCCATCCTAATCTTAATCCCGGGCAAAAGATTTTAGAAAAAGTATAAAGAGAAATAACCCTTTTCCCGCCATCAAGTTCATATAGTGTTGGTAATGTAACTCCTTCATATCTTAATTCTCTATAAGGAAGATCTTCTATAATTAAAAAATCATATTTATTTGCAAGCTCAACAATTTTTTTTCTTTTCTCAAGGGATGTTGTAACTCCTGCTGGATTCTGAAAGTCAGGTATTGTATAAAAGAATTTTATTCTTTCAGCTCTTTTATTATAAAGTGTATCAAGTGTTTCTTCCAATTCTTTAATACATATACCATCATCTTCAAGAGTAACTCCAATAATATTAGCCTTGTATGAATTAAAAGCACTTAATCCTCCAAGATAAGATGGCCTTTCTGTAATAATTTTATCACCTGGATCAATAAATATTTTTCCTACTATATCTAATGCTTGTTGAGATGCAGAAACTACAAGTAAATTATTAACAGTTAATGGCATTTTCATCTGCTTGCTAATTCTTTCTGTTAATAATTTTCTAAGTTCACCGTATCCTTCAGTTGCTCCATATTGTAAAATTTTAGCTCCCTCTCTCTCTATTAACTTATTTATGATAGGGATAAGATCATTTACTGGAAAAGTTTCTGGGGCTGGTAATCCACCTGCAAAAGAAATAATTTCAGGTTTTTCTGTTAACTTTAGAAGTTCTCTAATAACAGATTTCTTCATTATCTTCGAAACAGATGAAAAAAATTCATCATAATTAAAGCCCATAAGTTACTCCTTAATAGATTTTTTTAAAAAACTCTTAAGTCCTAAATTAATGTTTCTGCTTGCCAATTTAAAGATATTTTTCTCGTTTAAGCTTCTTTTTGGGAAATAAACAGAAATTAATTCAAAGTTTGAAAAAAAGTTAGACTCTCTTTGAATCTCTGAGTTTATAATAGAATATTCTAAGACCAAAGTAGTCCCCTCAGGTATATAATAAGATTTTAAATGTGGATTAAACTCTTTTATATATTCTATTATTTTAATATTATTTTTCAACTCTTTTTTTAAATCCAAAAATTTTTTTGATTTGTAAACAACATATAAACTATCAGATTCTACAATTGATTCTATTAACTTTGAATTATTTCTTGCCCACATAATCAATCCATAAAATTTTGGAACATACTCTTTTGTTTCTTTAGGAATAAAATTTTTATCAGCTAACTCCCAAAAATTTTTACTATTACCAGTTTTTATAGCAACATTTAATCTACCATGCCCACAATTATATGCTGCTAAAGCAAGATCTAAGTTCCCTTTATAATAATTATACAAATATTTAAAATGTTTTGTAAACCCATAAGTCGAAGAAATTAAATTTTTTCTTTCATCAATATATTGATTGTTATTCAAACCTAGCAAAAGTCCAGTATATTCCATAAATTGCCACAAACCTGAAGCTCTAGCAGAGCTTAAAGCATGAGATTTAAATTCTGATTCAATGTATGATAAATATATAAACTCAGAAGAAAAACCTCTATCTACTAAAATATCAGAAACTATATTATAATAAATGCTAAAACTTTTTAACCTTTTAATAAAATATTCTTTATATTCATTTTCAAATTTTTTATAATATTTTCTAATTTCATTATTATTTTCATCAAAATTTATTTTTATAAAAGTATCATTTTTATAATCATAATTAAAATTCAGCAAATTGAAATAATCATGGGATTTATTTATATAATAAACATAGTATAATGTAATTATAAGTAGAAGTATTAAAAACAAAAGAAAAAATACCTTTATTTTTCTCATCTTAATCCTTTTTTTTTTAATTTGACAAACTTATTAATTATTGCAATTATTTTTTTTTTAAATATAATTTAATCAAAATATTAATAAATAATAATTTAAAATTAATAACTAATTTATATTTGCTTAATTGGAGGTAAAATGGATATAAGAAATATGAAACTTGAAAGTGGATGGTATCCAAAAGATAGTATTTCCATTAAAGAAAAATTTAAACAACTTGAATTAAATTATAAAAAATTAAAATTTGATTTTAAAGAAAAAAATAAAAATATAAACCTTTCTATTCTTCCTCATGCTGGATGGTTCTTCACTGAAGATTTAATATTTAATAATTTAAAATTAATTTCTGAACTAAATCCACAAATTGATGTTATAATTATAATTGGTGGACACCAAGATGATATGGGGGTTCCCATAATCTTAAATTATAAATATCTTTCAACCCCCCTTGGCAATATTGAATGTTTAACAGAATTAATTGATAAAATTAAAGTAACATTTAATATGAAAGATGAAAATGATTATATGTTTGATAACACTATTGAGATTTTTTTACCATTTATTAAATATTTGTTCCCAAATTCAAAAATTGTATCATATTATCCATTAGCTAATGAAAAAGCTTTTCTTATTTCAGACTATATCTACAATGAATTAAATAATAATAGATTAAACTTTATTGCAATTGGCTCTGCAGATCTTACTCATTATGGACCAAATTATGGTTTTTCTCCTGCTGGAGTTGGACCTAAATCTTTTGAATGGGCAAAAGAAAATGATTTTAAGTTAATTAATTATTGTTTAAAACTTGATTTAGAATCTATTTTAGCAAATTATAAAGAAATGAAGTTTACATGTTCTCCTAACTCTATAATTTCAATAATTAACTTTGCAAAACTCTTAAATAAAAATGAAGGATTTTTGATAGAATATTCAAACTCCTATTTAAAAATGAAATCATCTTCATTTGTAGGTTATGCATCAATTGTTTTCTAATATTAATTTTTTAAATACAAAAGTATTTTATTAAAAATAATAATAATTTGACATTTAATTAAATTTTTATAAAATTTCAAAAAAATATCTTCTATGAACAATATAGATCCAAATGAATTTATTTATCTTTATAATTCTGAGAATGCAAATTATTTTTTAAAATATATTCCAGGCTTGAACTTCACATGTCATAAAGGAAATTTTATTTTCCCTGAAAATTTAAAATGGGGCGAAATAATAACAACTAACAAAGGGTACAAATTTTTTGTATTAAAGCCTGGAATAATTGAATTTTCAATGAAAGTTAAGAGAAAAAATACTATAATTTATCCTAAAGAAGCATCAAGAATCATTTTTGAACTGTCAATATTTCCAGGCAAACAAGTTGTTGAAATAGGCACCGGCTCAGGAGCTTTTACTTACATTCTTTCAAAATATGTAGGCAAAGAAGGAATGGTCTACACTTATGAAAAAGATAAAGAATTTTTAGAAAATGCTATTAATAATTTAAAAAAATATGATTTAGATTTTAATAATATTATTTTTCATAATACTGATGCTTCAAAAGAACAAATTATTGAAAAAAACATTGATGCTGTTTTTGTTGACATTCCTGAACCATGGACAGTTGTAGAGAATGTTTACAATTGTTTAAAACCTGGATGCCCTGCTGGTTTTCTCAGTCCTTGTATTGAGCAAGTCCAAAAATGTGTAGAGAAAATGTATGAAATTGGATTTAGAAATATTAAAACTTTAGAACTTTTCGAAAGATACTTAAGAGTAAAAAAAGATATGACAAGACCCCTTGAACATATGATTGGACACACAGCATATTTATATTTTGGATATAAAATTACTATTTAATTAAGTCACATGCCTTTAAGTTTATTAAATTTAGACAGAGAACCAACCTATTTAAATTATTCTAAAGAAACTATAAAAGATTTAATGCTTGATAAAACATTTGAAAACATAATTTATGATAAAAAATATGAATATATTAAGGAGTACTATTTTAAACCTTTAAATGATTTAGAATATATTGAATACAGAAAGAATATTTTTAGTGATATAATTAGGTTAAAATTAAAAGAAAAAATTATAAAATTTAATGTAAATATAGAAAAAAGTTTAAGCTATTTTAATTTTAGTCAAAATCTTCATTACAATAATTTCAAAAAAATATTTTTTTTAAAATCAGCTTTAATATATTGCAATGAAATTATTGAGTTTGCTAATTATATTAATAATTTCGAATTTAACTCCATAGGTTTAATCAATTTAAAAAATTATTTAAACAACTATATAGAAAATGAAGGCTTTAAAAAGTTTTCAAAATATGCTTTTGATCTAGAAAATGAAATTAAAAGTATTAAATTTATACTTATTATTGATTATGGAAAAATCACTGTTAAAAAATATAAAAGTTATCCTCCTTATAAGGATAAAATTTTTAAAACATTTAATAATTTTATTTGTAAAGATAACAATATTTCTGAAATTAAAATCCTTGGTGATAATTTTATCTTAACAAATACAAATGTTAACCATATTGAAGAAAATATCTTAAAATTAGTATTTAAATTGTACCCCCAAATTTTTAGCAAGCTAAATAATTTTTCTGAAAATTATTTTAACTTTTTTGACTCAACTCTGATAAATATTTCACAAGAAATTCCTTTTTATTATTTATATATTGAAATCATTGAAAAACTTAAAAATAAAAATCTATCTTTTTCAATCCCTGAATTGAACAAAAAAAACAAAATTGAAAAGATTATAAATTCATTTGATATTAATTTAGCTATTAATTCAATAAATAAAGAAAATAAAATTGTTTTAAATAGTTATTATTTAGAAAATAATAAAAATGTTATTTTAATTTCAGGTCAAAATGGCAGTGGTAAAACTACCTTTGCCAGAATGATTGGACAAGTCCATTATCTTGCATCTCTAGGCTTACCTGTTCCTGGGGAATATGCATATATATTTATTCCAGATTCTATATATACCCATTTTGAAAAAGAAGAAAATGTAATCGATATTAAAAGTAAACTTGAAAATGATTTATATAGAACTAAAGATATTATATGTAAATTATCAAATAAAAGTTTAATTATATTAAATGAAATATTTTCATCAACTACATATTTTGATGCTCAAATTCTAATAAATAAAATATTAAATATTTTAGATAAAATTGATTGTGTTTCTATCTGGGTATCTTTTGTTATAAATCCTTTTATTTACAATCAAAAAGTAATAAGCATGGTTTCTCAAGTTAATGAAAGCAATCCCGGAATTAAAACATTTAAAATTATTATTAATGAACCAAAAGAAAAAGCATATGCTAATTTTATAACTAAAAATTATAATTTAACTTTTGAAGATATTCTTAAAAGATTTAATAGCAAAATATGAAAATAAGACTTTTATTTAAAGAAAAAGATTTCATTGAAAAATTTTTTTATAATTTAAATGACTTAAAACTTTCAGAAAAAATAAATGATGTTTCTTTGGAAAGACTAAAAGATTTAGGATTAGAAATTGTTTTATCATATATGAGTAAAAATGATAAAACAATTTATGAAGTATCTAAATTCTTATTCTGCAATATAAAAACTAATGTTGAGACAATTAGATATAGACAAGAAATATTAAAAGACATTATAGTAAATAGAGAATTGATAAGAAAAATTTATGACATTACTTTTAAAGTAAAAGAAGAAAAAATAAAAAATTGGTTAGGAATTTTTGGAATAAAAACACCGTCAAATATCGTATATAATTCAAGGGAACTTTTACAAATATTTATTTTATATTTAGAAAAACTAAGAGATATTGCAAAAGAAAATATTAATAAATTTAAATCTTCTGGATTAAAAAATTTTTTTACTATGTTATTGGAAAATTTTAGTGACTCAAATTTACTTGAATTAAAGCAAATGTTAAATAATTTAAAATTTGAAAAAGGATTATGTGCCTCTGCAAAAATTATAGAAAATATTGATCTTTTTAATTATGAATTAGTTTATCTTGAAGAAAATATGAATTTTAATATACTAAAACAGAAAAACAGTTTTTATTTTAAAATAAATCCAAAAGATGAAGCTGGAGCTAAAATAGTTGAAAGCATAAAAAATACAATATTGAAAGATATTGCTAATATACTATACAATGCATCATTAAATATCGAATTATTTTTTAATAAACTTCAAATAGAATTATCTTTCTATATAGGAGCATTAAATCTAATTGAATTTCTCGAACAAAATAATTATTACTATTGTTTTCCTGATCCATTAAACAGTATTTCAAATAAAATTGAATTCGAAGATCTATTTGATCTGAGTCTTTTTTTAGTAACTAAAACAAAATTAGTTGCTAATTCATTTAAATCTGATAATAAAAACATATTTATAATTTCAGGTGCTAACAAAGGAGGTAAAACTACTTTTTTAAGAAGCATAGGTATAGCTCAAATCCTTATGCAATCTGGGCTTATTGTGCCGGCTAAGTTATTTAAAAGTAATATTTATTCAGATATATTAACCCATTTTAAAAAAGAAGAAGATAAAAACCTTACTAAAGGTAAATTCGAAGAAGAAGTTTGCAGAATAAATAATATTATATCTAATCTTAAATGTCCTTCTTTACTTTTATTTAACGAATCATTTTCATCGACAAATGAAATGGAAGCTTCTGAAATAGCTTACAATATAATTTTAGCTTTGTCTCATTTAAATAACACCATATTTTATGTAACACATCTTCATTCTCTACCAACAATGTTAATAGATAACAACAGAACATGTTTTTTAATTGCAGAAATTTTGAACAACAAGAAAAGAACTTATAAAATAATAGAAGGAGCTCCTTCTAAAACTTCTTATGCTATTGATCTACTTGAAAATATTTTCAAATCTTTACTTAATTAAAAAATCTAGTATATTTGCAAGATAAATCTTCTTTAATAAATATTATTTTCTTTCTTTAATATTTAAACCAAATTCTCCAGTGTATTCTTCTTTTGCACCCCAAACAAAAATATATACTTTATCCCCTTCTGCTTTAACAACAGCAGCTGGTTTATTCTTATCTTGAGGAGTATATCCACCATCTCCTAAAGTTTTCGAAGTATTTGGTTCAGTATATATTTCCTTTGGATAAGCTGTATCTTTTGTTTCACCTTTTCTAACCTGAAACCAGAGAGCTTTTAATGTAAAATCTGAATTATAAGAATCATAAAGCCATATTTCGTAAGTTTTACCTTTTACAGCATCAAAGAAGAATAAAAATTCTCCACCTTTCTCCATTTTAAATTTCAATAATTTACCAATTTCTACTTTTTGAGCAGAAGTTCTACTTTGAGCTAATGTAGAAATTGAACTAAAAATAGTTAAAAGAGCAAACAAAAGTACAAAAATGGTTAAAAATAATTTTAATTTTTTCATAATAACACTCCTCCAAAATATTTTTAATAACTATCTATAACTACTATAATATATATAAAAAATATTTCAATATTTTTTATTTTTTATTAATAAATTTTAAAAATCAAATTTTATTATTTTTTTTTTTATTATTATTATATTATTTTTATTTTATATTATTGATTATTTGTTAAATTTTGTTAATATTTTTATAAGTTGATAGTTTTCTCAAATAAAAAAATATTAATAAATTTTTGGGAGGAAATAATGAAAAAAAAACAGTTTCTTTTTACTATACTGATTATAACTTTTATTTTTATTATTTCATGTAAAATGCCTCAATCATCATTTAAAATCACTTATGGCGAAAATAAAGGATCTCTTGTTATTATTGGTGGTGCATTAAAATCTACTAACAAAAGTGTGTATAACAAAATTATTGAACTAGGTGGAGGTATTTTTAAAGCTAAAGTAGCTATTTTCCCTACTGGTTCAGGCAATCCAGCAGACTCAGGTTCATATTACAAGTCTGTTTTTATGAATTATGGAATACCAAGAGAAAACATATGGGTTGTTCCTCTTGCAAAAAAAGATGATCCTTTAACAACAGAGATTAATGAAAAAAACTGGGCTGAAAATGCAAAACCTGAAAATGCTATTAAAATAGCAAATAAATTAAAAAAATACAATATTATTTTTTTTACGGGTGGGGATCAAATTAGAATTAGAGATTTATTAATGGATAGAGCTGATGGTAAATATGTTGATAATGCTATCTTAAAAGCAATAAGAGAAATCTACAAAAAAGGTGGTGTTATTGCAGGAACTTCAGCAGGAGCTGCAATTATGACAAGCCCAATGATAGGTGGTGGAAATAGTCTTGGAGCTATGCTACAAGGTTTTACCTCTATTGATAATTATGATATACCAGATGATCAAAGAGTATTTATTACAGATGGACCTGGTTTTTTACAGAAACCTGAAATTGCTATCGATCAACATGCTATAAAAAGAGGCAGATTTGGAAGATTAATTGTTTCAATGATAGCAAATAACCAAAAACTAGGATTTGCAGTGGATGAAAATACCGCTTTAATTATAAGAGGTAACATAGCTGAGGTTGCTGGAGAATCAGGAGTTTTAATTATTGACCTTTCTGAAGCTAGTTATTCAAATAGTTTTCCTCTATCAGCTAAAAATATTAAAATATCTTATATAGAAGAATTAGATATATATGATTATGTAAATAAAAAACTAATTAAAAAAGCTTATTACAAAACATTACCAACCAAAAATAATGAATATTATACTCATCTTACAAATATTTCTGCTGCAATTTTAGAAGCTGATGTTATTAAAAGACTTTTAATAGAAGATTTAGTTGATCATGCAAATAATGATTTTGTTATTGCAATTGCTTTTGATGGCCTTGGAAAATTAAAAGGAATAAAGCCAGGAACTGGCGTTAAATTAATATTTAGAAAAGGTTCTGATACAAACGGATGGGGTGGAAGAGACCTTATATCTGGTGAATGGAAGACTTCTGTATTTAATGTTTACCTTGATATTGAACCCACTCAAGTTTCAATAAAAGGTGTTAATCAATAAAAATAAAATATTTTAAAGGAGTATATTATGGTAGCAAATAATAAAAAGTATAATACAATAAACTCTTATGCAATTATTTTTTTTATTGTTATTTTTATATGGTTACTTACTTATATTATACCAGTTGGAAAATTCGAAAATAGAGCTCAATATTATTTTGACAAAAAGCATCAAGAATTGAATATTATAAATGTTATAGATCCTGATTCTTATGAAATGTTAATAGATGCTAATGGTAAACCACAAAAACTTGAAGTTCCTATTTTTGGAGAATTTACCGGTATTGGATTACTTAACTATATATTTGAAGGTGGTAAATCTGCTGTATCTATTATCCTTTTCATTCTTATTGTTGGTGGTTCTTTTGGCATTATAATGAAAACTAAATCAATTGATGAAGGTATTTTAAGTATAATCAACAAATTTA
The window above is part of the Spirochaetota bacterium genome. Proteins encoded here:
- a CDS encoding PLP-dependent aminotransferase family protein, which translates into the protein MGFNYDEFFSSVSKIMKKSVIRELLKLTEKPEIISFAGGLPAPETFPVNDLIPIINKLIEREGAKILQYGATEGYGELRKLLTERISKQMKMPLTVNNLLVVSASQQALDIVGKIFIDPGDKIITERPSYLGGLSAFNSYKANIIGVTLEDDGICIKELEETLDTLYNKRAERIKFFYTIPDFQNPAGVTTSLEKRKKIVELANKYDFLIIEDLPYRELRYEGVTLPTLYELDGGKRVISLYTFSKIFCPGLRLGWIVAPEEVINKVIIAKQAMDLCTPPFNQAIAAAYIKEGLLEERIRKNIEIYSKKRKFMLEILDKYLGGIEEVKWTKPEGGLFLWMTLPDYIDCDELFYKAIENNVAYVIGSAFYPEYPEKNHFRMNFSYPSFDQIEEGVKRLSKVIKDSIK
- a CDS encoding lytic transglycosylase domain-containing protein gives rise to the protein MRKIKVFFLLFLILLLIITLYYVYYINKSHDYFNLLNFNYDYKNDTFIKINFDENNNEIRKYYKKFENEYKEYFIKRLKSFSIYYNIVSDILVDRGFSSEFIYLSYIESEFKSHALSSARASGLWQFMEYTGLLLGLNNNQYIDERKNLISSTYGFTKHFKYLYNYYKGNLDLALAAYNCGHGRLNVAIKTGNSKNFWELADKNFIPKETKEYVPKFYGLIMWARNNSKLIESIVESDSLYVVYKSKKFLDLKKELKNNIKIIEYIKEFNPHLKSYYIPEGTTLVLEYSIINSEIQRESNFFSNFELISVYFPKRSLNEKNIFKLASRNINLGLKSFLKKSIKE
- the amrB gene encoding AmmeMemoRadiSam system protein B, which translates into the protein MDIRNMKLESGWYPKDSISIKEKFKQLELNYKKLKFDFKEKNKNINLSILPHAGWFFTEDLIFNNLKLISELNPQIDVIIIIGGHQDDMGVPIILNYKYLSTPLGNIECLTELIDKIKVTFNMKDENDYMFDNTIEIFLPFIKYLFPNSKIVSYYPLANEKAFLISDYIYNELNNNRLNFIAIGSADLTHYGPNYGFSPAGVGPKSFEWAKENDFKLINYCLKLDLESILANYKEMKFTCSPNSIISIINFAKLLNKNEGFLIEYSNSYLKMKSSSFVGYASIVF
- a CDS encoding tRNA (adenine-N1)-methyltransferase — protein: MNNIDPNEFIYLYNSENANYFLKYIPGLNFTCHKGNFIFPENLKWGEIITTNKGYKFFVLKPGIIEFSMKVKRKNTIIYPKEASRIIFELSIFPGKQVVEIGTGSGAFTYILSKYVGKEGMVYTYEKDKEFLENAINNLKKYDLDFNNIIFHNTDASKEQIIEKNIDAVFVDIPEPWTVVENVYNCLKPGCPAGFLSPCIEQVQKCVEKMYEIGFRNIKTLELFERYLRVKKDMTRPLEHMIGHTAYLYFGYKITI
- a CDS encoding DNA mismatch repair protein MutS, whose protein sequence is MKIRLLFKEKDFIEKFFYNLNDLKLSEKINDVSLERLKDLGLEIVLSYMSKNDKTIYEVSKFLFCNIKTNVETIRYRQEILKDIIVNRELIRKIYDITFKVKEEKIKNWLGIFGIKTPSNIVYNSRELLQIFILYLEKLRDIAKENINKFKSSGLKNFFTMLLENFSDSNLLELKQMLNNLKFEKGLCASAKIIENIDLFNYELVYLEENMNFNILKQKNSFYFKINPKDEAGAKIVESIKNTILKDIANILYNASLNIELFFNKLQIELSFYIGALNLIEFLEQNNYYYCFPDPLNSISNKIEFEDLFDLSLFLVTKTKLVANSFKSDNKNIFIISGANKGGKTTFLRSIGIAQILMQSGLIVPAKLFKSNIYSDILTHFKKEEDKNLTKGKFEEEVCRINNIISNLKCPSLLLFNESFSSTNEMEASEIAYNIILALSHLNNTIFYVTHLHSLPTMLIDNNRTCFLIAEILNNKKRTYKIIEGAPSKTSYAIDLLENIFKSLLN
- a CDS encoding cyanophycinase, with amino-acid sequence MKKKQFLFTILIITFIFIISCKMPQSSFKITYGENKGSLVIIGGALKSTNKSVYNKIIELGGGIFKAKVAIFPTGSGNPADSGSYYKSVFMNYGIPRENIWVVPLAKKDDPLTTEINEKNWAENAKPENAIKIANKLKKYNIIFFTGGDQIRIRDLLMDRADGKYVDNAILKAIREIYKKGGVIAGTSAGAAIMTSPMIGGGNSLGAMLQGFTSIDNYDIPDDQRVFITDGPGFLQKPEIAIDQHAIKRGRFGRLIVSMIANNQKLGFAVDENTALIIRGNIAEVAGESGVLIIDLSEASYSNSFPLSAKNIKISYIEELDIYDYVNKKLIKKAYYKTLPTKNNEYYTHLTNISAAILEADVIKRLLIEDLVDHANNDFVIAIAFDGLGKLKGIKPGTGVKLIFRKGSDTNGWGGRDLISGEWKTSVFNVYLDIEPTQVSIKGVNQ